From Chromohalobacter canadensis, one genomic window encodes:
- a CDS encoding Arc family DNA-binding protein → MTTQQTDPQYKLRMPAELRDSLKEASKANNRSMNAEIVARLQQSFEVEHREAMYDDVPPKLMLKLLEGFRYQLMEQIKDGTAEPGFPHLDPGYVEIKTGPDEDDSGSKS, encoded by the coding sequence ATGACGACACAGCAGACCGACCCTCAGTACAAACTTCGCATGCCAGCGGAGTTGCGGGACTCTCTCAAAGAAGCCTCGAAAGCGAATAACCGATCTATGAACGCGGAAATCGTTGCGCGTCTTCAGCAGAGCTTCGAGGTAGAGCATCGCGAGGCTATGTACGATGATGTGCCGCCCAAGCTGATGCTGAAGTTATTGGAAGGCTTCCGTTATCAGCTGATGGAGCAAATCAAGGATGGCACTGCCGAACCAGGCTTCCCTCACCTGGACCCTGGCTATGTGGAGATAAAAACGGGCCCGGATGAGGATGACTCCGGCTCTAAGTCTTAG
- a CDS encoding pyocin activator PrtN family protein, with protein MGPTYFGLLAEFDGRAEIPLEEVAPRYFGVNARTASARAAAQALPVPAYRAVDSQKSPWLVSAGDLAGYLDQRKAEARQWWAAVNE; from the coding sequence ATGGGACCTACCTACTTTGGCTTGCTCGCCGAATTCGACGGTCGCGCCGAAATCCCTCTCGAGGAGGTCGCGCCGCGCTATTTTGGCGTCAACGCGCGCACGGCCAGTGCCCGCGCTGCCGCCCAGGCTCTGCCAGTGCCAGCCTATCGCGCCGTCGATTCGCAAAAGTCCCCGTGGCTGGTCAGTGCCGGCGATCTCGCCGGGTACCTGGATCAGCGCAAAGCCGAGGCTCGCCAGTGGTGGGCCGCCGTAAATGAGTGA
- a CDS encoding LysR family transcriptional regulator encodes MTTLDALRVFVEVVRAGSFTSAARRLSISKSLASKRVAALEDELSVSLLNRSTRSLRLTEAGQIYYEHGLRVIEELQTAEAQVQSVTSQPRGQLKVSAQVSFGFMYLAAPTTAFMRRYPEMSVEILLEDQRFEPIDESVDLAIRMGPMPPSSLVSRPLCKVVYGLYAAPDYLARVGRPLHPKDIAEFDTVFYGNYDLGAHWRFSLNGQPLDIEPNSRLVINNLLGVVEAAKAGFGLAYLPTFAARAAVEEGQLTPLLQPYWNEHGSMLVLFRSRKYLPDKTRAYLDFITEWFREHLAL; translated from the coding sequence ATGACGACACTGGATGCATTGCGTGTCTTCGTCGAGGTCGTTCGTGCGGGCAGTTTTACCTCAGCGGCGCGGCGTCTGAGTATTTCCAAGTCGTTGGCTTCCAAGCGTGTGGCTGCACTCGAGGATGAGTTGAGCGTCAGTCTATTAAATCGTTCGACGCGTTCGCTGCGCCTCACGGAAGCTGGACAGATCTATTACGAGCATGGGTTGCGGGTCATCGAAGAGTTGCAGACGGCGGAGGCGCAGGTGCAGTCGGTGACGTCGCAACCTCGGGGGCAACTCAAGGTCAGTGCCCAGGTGAGCTTCGGCTTCATGTACTTGGCGGCGCCGACGACGGCCTTCATGCGCCGCTATCCCGAGATGTCGGTGGAAATCCTGCTTGAGGATCAGCGCTTCGAGCCCATCGACGAGTCGGTGGATCTGGCCATTCGCATGGGGCCGATGCCGCCTTCGAGCCTGGTGTCGCGTCCGCTGTGCAAAGTGGTGTATGGCCTGTACGCCGCGCCGGATTATCTCGCTCGTGTCGGGCGACCGCTGCATCCCAAGGACATCGCCGAGTTCGATACAGTGTTCTACGGCAATTACGATCTCGGCGCTCACTGGCGCTTTTCGCTCAATGGACAGCCGCTGGATATCGAGCCCAACTCACGTCTAGTGATCAATAATCTGCTGGGGGTGGTCGAAGCGGCAAAGGCAGGGTTCGGCTTGGCTTACCTGCCGACATTCGCGGCGCGCGCGGCGGTGGAGGAAGGGCAGCTGACACCCCTCTTGCAACCGTATTGGAACGAGCACGGCAGCATGTTGGTGTTGTTCCGCTCGCGCAAATATCTGCCCGACAAGACCCGGGCTTACCTCGATTTCATCACCGAGTGGTTTCGCGAGCATCTGGCCTTGTGA
- a CDS encoding type II toxin-antitoxin system RelE/ParE family toxin, translating to MWPIEQTETFEEWYFSLDDINRENVLAALLMLQERGPMLPRPHADTVNGSQYRNMKELRIQSQGQPLRAFFAFDPQRTGVLLCAGNKSGNKRFYDDMIPVADREYAAHLESLK from the coding sequence ATGTGGCCGATAGAGCAGACCGAGACGTTTGAAGAGTGGTACTTCTCACTGGACGACATCAACCGGGAGAACGTACTTGCAGCGCTCTTGATGCTGCAGGAAAGAGGGCCGATGTTGCCTCGTCCTCATGCTGACACCGTGAACGGCTCGCAATATCGCAACATGAAGGAGCTGAGGATTCAGAGCCAGGGCCAGCCTCTAAGGGCCTTCTTCGCCTTCGATCCTCAGCGGACAGGTGTACTGCTCTGCGCCGGGAACAAGAGCGGCAATAAGCGTTTCTATGATGACATGATCCCAGTGGCAGACCGGGAGTACGCTGCCCACCTGGAGTCACTGAAGTGA
- a CDS encoding helix-turn-helix domain-containing protein, with translation MDALGPRIKQLRIDAGLSKAALARRVGVSDVTISYWESGTIRQVGHERLIALAEALHCPLERLLEDGTAVSTSTASQRITEDVAGNARLLALHTMPPVPWEAHTLAAPLPSSGTSIDALVRGCYLVTPGTGETLSYLEEGDIAAILPTSHFRQEGLYLLEWRHALTIQHLSQPDPETLHIVDPSHRTTVDPNQPFPFRIAGRLQARWQQRNDSD, from the coding sequence ATGGACGCACTGGGACCCCGGATCAAGCAGCTAAGGATAGACGCCGGCTTGAGCAAGGCTGCATTAGCCAGACGTGTCGGCGTATCGGACGTCACGATTTCCTATTGGGAATCCGGCACGATTAGACAAGTCGGACACGAGCGGCTCATCGCGCTGGCCGAGGCGCTGCATTGCCCGCTCGAGCGACTACTCGAAGATGGCACTGCCGTCTCCACATCCACGGCTTCACAACGTATCACCGAGGACGTGGCCGGTAATGCACGCCTCTTGGCACTACACACCATGCCCCCGGTGCCGTGGGAAGCTCACACGCTCGCTGCCCCTCTTCCCAGTTCGGGTACCTCAATCGACGCCCTCGTTCGGGGGTGTTACCTAGTGACGCCAGGCACCGGTGAGACATTATCCTATCTTGAGGAAGGCGATATCGCCGCCATTCTTCCTACCTCGCACTTCCGACAGGAAGGGCTTTACCTGCTCGAATGGCGGCATGCACTCACAATCCAGCACCTGAGCCAGCCTGATCCGGAGACGTTGCATATCGTCGACCCTTCGCATCGCACTACCGTCGACCCAAACCAGCCATTCCCTTTTCGAATCGCGGGGCGCCTTCAGGCTCGCTGGCAACAGCGTAACGACAGCGATTGA
- a CDS encoding helix-turn-helix domain-containing protein, with amino-acid sequence MARTLNQLVANENPELVNRAKAKADAMLLELRLSEIRQLVEMTQADMAEALGVKQPTIAGMEKSGQDLRLSSLKRYVEAIGGKVRLDVEMPDGTHRGFHV; translated from the coding sequence ATGGCTCGTACACTGAACCAACTCGTCGCCAACGAGAATCCGGAGCTCGTCAATCGCGCCAAGGCGAAAGCTGATGCAATGCTCCTGGAACTCCGCCTATCGGAAATTCGCCAGTTGGTCGAAATGACGCAAGCGGATATGGCTGAGGCTCTAGGCGTCAAACAGCCGACCATTGCAGGTATGGAGAAAAGTGGTCAGGATCTCCGATTGAGCTCCCTCAAGCGTTACGTTGAGGCCATTGGAGGGAAAGTCCGCCTGGATGTAGAGATGCCTGACGGTACACACCGCGGCTTCCACGTGTAA